GCGGGTTTCAATCTGGTCGCCCCGCGTCAGCCGTCGTTTTCGGCATCGCCGGGTACTTTCGGCCTGAAGCAGTGGCCGTGGGCCGGATCGTAGAGCCGTGAGCGGGCCTCGCCCGCAAGCTCGCCGGGCAGGACCAGGAAGAGCGTCTGGCGCGAGATCTTCATGTCGCGGGCCGTCTCCTCGATCCCGGCGATGGTCGTGCGCCGGACTTCGCCGCCGGGCCAGCCCGCCTTGTGGGCCACGACCACCGGCGTCTCGGGCGGCAGACCGGCCGCGAGCAGCTCCTCACACAGGACTTCCGGCTTTGCGGCGGAAAGATACACGGCCAGGCTCGCGCCCGTGGCCGCGAAACGGCGCAGCCGCTGCCCGTCGGGCACCGGGGTCTTGCCGTCCAGGCGCGTGAGCACCACGCTTTGCGCCACGCCCGGCACAGTCAGCGAGACCCTGGCCCTGGCCGCGACGTCGAAGGCGGCGGTCACGCCGGGCACAATCTCGTATTCCACCCCCTCGGCCTCAAGGAGCGCGGCCTGCTCGCGCACCGCGCCATACAACCCCGGATCGCCCGTATGCACGCGGGCAACGAACCCGCCCGCGCGCACCGTCTCCATCATCAGGGCGTGCGTCTGCTCCAGCGAGAGCGGCGCGGAATCGACCACGCGCGCGTCCTCCCTGGCCATGGTCAAAATCTCGCGCGGCACGAGGGAGCCCGCATAGAGCACCAGATCGGCCCGTTCGATGCGGCGCGCGGCCTTGAGCGTCAACAACTCGGGATCGCCCGGCCCGGCGCCAATGAAGGCGACGCGGCTCATGCGCCCTCCGGGGACAGGCCCTTGTCCGCCATGGCCTGGTTGGCCAGGGCGTTGATGCACGACGCGGCCAGGGCCGAACCGCCCTTGCGTCCCTCGATGACGATGAAGGGTGTTACGCCCGCCGTTTCAACGAGCAGGGCCTTGGATTCGGCCGCGTTGACGAAGCCCACGGGCATGCCCACCACGAGCGCGGGCGCTGCCCTGCCCGCGCGCATGTGCTCGATGAGGCGGAGAAGGGCCGTGGGCGCGTTGCCGATGACGAAGATCGCCTCCGGAGCCGTCTGCACGGCCACATCCACCGCGGCCATGCTCCGCGTCACGCCGTTTTCGTGGGCCGCGCGCGCGACCTGGGGATCGCCGATCAGGCAGCGGACCTCGCAGCCAAGCGGCCCAAGACGCCGCGTCGGGATGCCGGAAAGGGCCATCATGGTGTCGGTATAGATTAGCGCGCCTTGGGAGAGGGCTTTGGCCCCGGCCAGGGCCGCGCCGGGCGAGAAGCGCACCAGGGAGGGCATTTCGAGGTCGGCCGAGGTGTGCACCATGCGGCGCACGACCAGCCAGTCGAGGCCTTTGTGGCCGCGCGGCTCGGGAAAGAGGCCGTCGATGATCTCCATGGAGCGTCGTTCGATTTCCTGCGGTTCGGTGAGGTAGTCCATTCGTGCTCCAAGGTGTCGTGGGTGCGGGCGTTTTCCGCCGGTCGCGCGCGAGGCTTTTGGGCCCGGCGAAGGTCTTTTGGATAGTCGCATTCGCGCCGTCCGGCAAGGTCGGGGCGATGAGGAGAAAAAGCTTCGGATGCACGACGCAAGAGCCGGTCAAACCCTCGCATATTCTTTGATACGCGAGGGTTTGACCGGCTCGAAGCAACGCCGCAGATGGCGTCTTTTCAGCGCCCTGCTAAGGCAGGAGAGCCTGTCCGGCAGCCTGCACCAGGTCGAAGACGCTGGCGGGCAGGACGCCCAAAAGCAGCACCGAGGCAGCGAGCAGACCGCCCACGGCCAGGGAGCAGGGATGCACGGCCACGGCCGCGCCGCCGTCAGGAGCCGTCTCCGGCTCGTGCGTGTAGGCGTGGCGCACCATGTTCAGGTAGTAATAGATGGAGATGGCCGTGTTCACGGCGGCCACGATGACCAGCCAGTCATAACCCCGGTCCCAGGCGGACGAGAGCAGGTAGAGCTTGCCGGTGAATCCGGCCGTGGGCGGCAGACCCACCAGGGCGAAGGCCGCCACGAGCAGGATCAAGGCCAGTCCCGGCGCGCGTTTGAACAGGCCGTTCAGGTCGTCCAGATGCAGGTTGCGGCCGTCCTGGGCCAGGCGGCAGACCACCCAGAAGCAGGTCAGGTTCATGAGCAGGTAGACCAGGGCGTAGAAGGCTGCCGCGCTGAGTCCGGCTGCCGTGCCCGCGACAAGGCCGAGCGTGACGTAGCCCGCGTGGGCCACCGAGGAGTAGCCCAGGATGCGCTTGATGTCGGTCTGGGCCAGGGCGGCGAGGTTGCCGAAGGTCATGGACAGCGCGCCCAGGATGGCGATGAAGGTCGTGACCTCGATGCCGGGTTCGAGCATGGCGGCCAGCCGGACCAGGATGACCACCGCGCCGAGCTTGGGCAGCGTGGCCACATAGGCGGCCGTCTCATTGCTCGTGCCGTCGTAGACGTCCGGCGCCCAGAAGTGGAAGGGGAACAGGGCCAGCTTGTAGAAGAAGCCGCACAGGAAGAGTCCCAGGCCGATGCAGGCCATGGGCGCGTCGGCGAAGCTCCAGACGGCGCGCGAGAGGTCGGTCAGATACGTGCTGTGCTGCCAGGCGATGATGTAGGACAGGCCGTAGAGCGAGATGGCCGTGGCCGCCGCGCCGAAGAGGATGTACTTGAGGCCCGCCTCGGCCGCGCGGCGCTCGCGGGCGCGCAGGGGCACGATGGCGTAAAGGCTGTAGGACGAGACTTCCAGGGCCACGAAGATGAGCACAAGCTCCACGGACGAGGCCAGGAGCATGAGGCCCCAGGCGGAGAGGGCCAAAAAGAGCATGTAGTCCGAGCGCTTCTCGTCGGCCAGGGTGGGCTGGCTCATGCCGTTCAGCACGGTGACGAGGAAGCCAAGCGAGATGACCAGCTTGAAGAACTGGGACATGCCGTCCACCTGGTAGGACTCCCAGAACATGAGCGTGGTCTCGCCCGCGCCCGCGCCAAGGCCCACCAGGGAGACGAGCAGGCCCACGGCGGCGGCCGCCGGAACCCACGTCACCTCGCCCCACTTCTCGCGCGGGGCGCAGGTCTGGACGAACAGGCCGAGCACGAGCAGGAGCTGGTACAGCTCGGGCAGGACGCGAAGGATGTCGAAGTTCACTGCGCGCTCCTTTGGGTTTCATCCGCCGATGGCGTCTGGGTCAGGGCGACGAGCGGGTCGGGCGGCGTGGGCCGCTCGACGGTGTAGGTCACGGGAGCCTTCTGCCGGGAGTGGTAGTGGTCGAGCAGGTTCTCGACCGAGGGGCCGATGACCTTCAGGGCCAGTCCCGGAGCGAGGCCCAGGACCACGGTGAAGATGGCCAGCGGCGTGAGCGCGATCCACTCGCGCGCGTTCAGGTCGCTCCAGTTCTTGCCCTTGGGCGAGGGCGTCTGGCCCACCGGGGCGTAGGTCATGCGCTGCAGGAGCCTGAGCATGTAGGCCGCGCCGAGCATGGCTCCGGGCACGGCCAGAAGGCCAAGCCGCCAGTCCGCCTCGAAGATGCCGAAGAGCACCAGGATTTCGCCCACAAAGCTGTTCAGGCCGGGGAAACCGAGCGACGACAGGGCGAAGAGGCCGAAGAAGCCCATGAAGGCGGGCAGGTATTTGCCCATGCCTTGGTTGTCCGCGATCTCGCGGCTGTGGCTGCGCTCGTAGATCGCGCCGATCATGAGGAACAGCGCGCCGGTGACGATGCCGTGGTTGAGCATGACCATCAGGCCGCCTTCCACGCCGCGCGCGTTGAAGGCGAAGATGCCCAGGGTGCAAAAACCCATGTGGGCCACCGAGGAGTAGGCGATGAGCTTCTTCACGTCGGTCTGGCCCAGGCAGATGAAGCCGCCGTAGAGGATGCCCGCGATGGACAGGCCGATGAAGATCGGGGCCAGTTCGGCCATGGCCACCGGGGTCAGGGTCATGCAGAAGCGCAAGAAGCCGTAGGCGCCCATCTTGATGAGCACCGAGGCCAGGATGACCGAGCCTGCCGAGGGGGCCTCGACGTGGGCCGCGGGCAGCCAGGTGTGGAAGGGGAACATGGGCACCTTGATGGCGAAGGCCAGGGCCATGGCCAGGAAGGCCCAGAATTGGAAGCGCTCGGAGAACTCCATGCGCATCAGGTCGGGGATGAAGAAGGTGCCGCCCACGGTCTTGAAGGCCACCATGGCCACCAGGAGCAGCGTGGAGCCCGCCAGGGTGTACAGGAAGAACTTGATGGAGGCGTACTTGCGCCTCGGGCCGCCCCAGACCGCGATGAGCAGGTACATGGGGACGAGCATGGCCTCCCAGAAAATATAGAAGAGTACGAAGTCCAGCGCGCAGAAGACGCCCGCGCAGGCCGATGTCATGAGCAGCAGGCAGATGTTGAATTCCTTGATCCGCTTGCCGATGTAGGTCCACGAGCACAGCACGCACAAGGGCAGGATGGCCACGGTCAGAAGGACCATGAGTAGGGACAGGCCGTCCACGCCCAGGGCGTAGGAAAGTCCCAGCGAGGGCGCCCACTCTGTGCGCTCCATGAACTGGAATCCCGTGTCCGCGATGTTGAAACCGCGCAACAGCGGGATGGCCAGGCAGATCTCGACGAGGGAGGCTGCCAGGGTGAGGACACGGATGAGGCCCTCATGGCGGAAGAACATGAGGACCGCCGCCGCGAGCACGGGGAAGAAGATCAGGCTCGTCAGAACGGGGTAGCCGGGGTCGATCATCGCGCGCTCCTTGGCGGTTCTAGCGTATGGCGTACAGGACCACGGCCAGGGCCGCGAAGGCGATGGCCGCCGCGAGCCCCAGGTAGTCTCCGAGCCGTCCTGTCTGGGTGGCCGCCGTCCGGTCGCCCACCGCCCGGGTGGTGAAGGCCGTGCCGTCCACCACGCCGTCGATGGCTTTGACGTCGAACAGCGAGGTGATGCGTCCCTTGTAGAGCAGGTAGCGCAGCCCCACAGCCCTGTAGACCTCGGTCCAGACCGAGTCGAGCCAGGCCAGGGGGCGGCAGACCAGGGCCAGCACGGCCCGGCCGATCAGCCGGTAGAGCAGTTCGAAGTCGATATTGCGCTGGTCGTGCGGCTTCATCAGCCCGCGCATGAGATAGAAGGCCAGACCCGTGAAGCCGAGCAGCAGAAGCGCCTGCAACACCTGCCACACGCCCCAGGGATGGAATTCGGAGGCGATCTCGGGGTAGGGCAGGAAGCGGTAGAGCATGTCGGGATAAAGGCCCTGCGCGGTGCACAGGATCGCGCCAGCGAACATGGCCAGGTACATGTTCACGGGCAGCGGCTTGATCTCGCGCGTCATGTCGTCGGGTTTGCCGCCGAAGAAGGCGAAGTAGGGCAGCTTGATGCCCACGGAGAGGAAGGTGCCCACGGCCGCGATCTCCATGAGCAGGCCGATCATCACCTGATGATCCTCGAAGGCTCCGGCGATGGTCATGGTCTTGGAGACGAAGCCGTTGAAGACCGGCATGCCCGAGATCGAGAGGCCGGCCACGATGTAGCAGATCATGATCCAGGGCATGCGCGCCGCGAGCCCGCCGAGCTGGTTCAGCTTGGCCGTGCCCGTGGTGAAGAGGATTGCGCCCACGCTCATGAAGAGCAGGCCCTTGTAGAGGATGTGGGCGTAGGCGTGGGCGGCCGCGCCATTGATGGTCATGGCCGTGCCGATGCCGATGCCCGCGACCATGTACCCCACCTGCGAGACGATGTGGTAGGACAGGATGCGCCGGGCGTTGTTCTCCATGGTGGCGTAGATGACGCCGTAAAGCGCCATGGCCACGCCCATCCAGGCCAGGAACTCCATCCCGGCGAAGCCGCGCATGAGCACGTACACGGCGGTCTTGGTGGTGAAGGCGCTCATGAACACCGCGCCGGGGATGGTCGCCTCGGGGTAGGCGTCGGGCAGCCAGG
The genomic region above belongs to Alkalidesulfovibrio alkalitolerans DSM 16529 and contains:
- a CDS encoding complex I subunit 4 family protein; protein product: MIDPGYPVLTSLIFFPVLAAAVLMFFRHEGLIRVLTLAASLVEICLAIPLLRGFNIADTGFQFMERTEWAPSLGLSYALGVDGLSLLMVLLTVAILPLCVLCSWTYIGKRIKEFNICLLLMTSACAGVFCALDFVLFYIFWEAMLVPMYLLIAVWGGPRRKYASIKFFLYTLAGSTLLLVAMVAFKTVGGTFFIPDLMRMEFSERFQFWAFLAMALAFAIKVPMFPFHTWLPAAHVEAPSAGSVILASVLIKMGAYGFLRFCMTLTPVAMAELAPIFIGLSIAGILYGGFICLGQTDVKKLIAYSSVAHMGFCTLGIFAFNARGVEGGLMVMLNHGIVTGALFLMIGAIYERSHSREIADNQGMGKYLPAFMGFFGLFALSSLGFPGLNSFVGEILVLFGIFEADWRLGLLAVPGAMLGAAYMLRLLQRMTYAPVGQTPSPKGKNWSDLNAREWIALTPLAIFTVVLGLAPGLALKVIGPSVENLLDHYHSRQKAPVTYTVERPTPPDPLVALTQTPSADETQRSAQ
- the cobM gene encoding precorrin-4 C(11)-methyltransferase; the protein is MSRVAFIGAGPGDPELLTLKAARRIERADLVLYAGSLVPREILTMAREDARVVDSAPLSLEQTHALMMETVRAGGFVARVHTGDPGLYGAVREQAALLEAEGVEYEIVPGVTAAFDVAARARVSLTVPGVAQSVVLTRLDGKTPVPDGQRLRRFAATGASLAVYLSAAKPEVLCEELLAAGLPPETPVVVAHKAGWPGGEVRRTTIAGIEETARDMKISRQTLFLVLPGELAGEARSRLYDPAHGHCFRPKVPGDAENDG
- a CDS encoding NADH-quinone oxidoreductase subunit N; its protein translation is MNFDILRVLPELYQLLLVLGLFVQTCAPREKWGEVTWVPAAAAVGLLVSLVGLGAGAGETTLMFWESYQVDGMSQFFKLVISLGFLVTVLNGMSQPTLADEKRSDYMLFLALSAWGLMLLASSVELVLIFVALEVSSYSLYAIVPLRARERRAAEAGLKYILFGAAATAISLYGLSYIIAWQHSTYLTDLSRAVWSFADAPMACIGLGLFLCGFFYKLALFPFHFWAPDVYDGTSNETAAYVATLPKLGAVVILVRLAAMLEPGIEVTTFIAILGALSMTFGNLAALAQTDIKRILGYSSVAHAGYVTLGLVAGTAAGLSAAAFYALVYLLMNLTCFWVVCRLAQDGRNLHLDDLNGLFKRAPGLALILLVAAFALVGLPPTAGFTGKLYLLSSAWDRGYDWLVIVAAVNTAISIYYYLNMVRHAYTHEPETAPDGGAAVAVHPCSLAVGGLLAASVLLLGVLPASVFDLVQAAGQALLP
- a CDS encoding Na(+)/H(+) antiporter subunit D; translation: MTSSFYHPAVAFIALAAALPFFPGRFWKWLLPVPALLAIVAVFTMEPQAGQSMNWMGFTLNVGRVDHISLIFANVFAIQALLGFIYAFHVTDKRQHVFAALYVAGAFGCVFAGDYLTLFAFWELMSVASTMLILINAPANKRASRAGFSYFLVHTFGGLLMLAGILLRYKATGSMAFHPVVPEFMQYYDWLIMFGFGVNAAFIGLHAWLPDAYPEATIPGAVFMSAFTTKTAVYVLMRGFAGMEFLAWMGVAMALYGVIYATMENNARRILSYHIVSQVGYMVAGIGIGTAMTINGAAAHAYAHILYKGLLFMSVGAILFTTGTAKLNQLGGLAARMPWIMICYIVAGLSISGMPVFNGFVSKTMTIAGAFEDHQVMIGLLMEIAAVGTFLSVGIKLPYFAFFGGKPDDMTREIKPLPVNMYLAMFAGAILCTAQGLYPDMLYRFLPYPEIASEFHPWGVWQVLQALLLLGFTGLAFYLMRGLMKPHDQRNIDFELLYRLIGRAVLALVCRPLAWLDSVWTEVYRAVGLRYLLYKGRITSLFDVKAIDGVVDGTAFTTRAVGDRTAATQTGRLGDYLGLAAAIAFAALAVVLYAIR
- a CDS encoding precorrin-8X methylmutase; protein product: MDYLTEPQEIERRSMEIIDGLFPEPRGHKGLDWLVVRRMVHTSADLEMPSLVRFSPGAALAGAKALSQGALIYTDTMMALSGIPTRRLGPLGCEVRCLIGDPQVARAAHENGVTRSMAAVDVAVQTAPEAIFVIGNAPTALLRLIEHMRAGRAAPALVVGMPVGFVNAAESKALLVETAGVTPFIVIEGRKGGSALAASCINALANQAMADKGLSPEGA